A DNA window from Bombus huntii isolate Logan2020A chromosome 10, iyBomHunt1.1, whole genome shotgun sequence contains the following coding sequences:
- the LOC126870028 gene encoding vinculin isoform X2, protein MFSRAAKMPVFHTKTIESILEPVAQQVSRLVILHEEAEDGNAMPDLGRPVQAVSMAVANLVKVGKETINSSDDALLKQDMPAALQRVEGASRLLEEASAMLKQDPYSGPARKKLIEGSRGILQGTSSLLLCFDESEVRKIIRECKRVLDYLAVTEVIETMEDLVHFLKNLSPCLSKVSKEVSAREKELTHQVHREILVRCLEQVKTLAPILICSMKIFIHIISQGSKGAEEAAENRNYLAGRMSDELNEIIRVLQLTTYDEEEWDADQLTVLKKAQSAIESRIRAAYDWLDDGLALRGGVGEKSLRQIVEQAQRLAERYLPPSQAEPLQKLTSQIVTMTNALCELRQNEKGTTPQAEALARGIKEKTNELRNAIASAIEAADKSGTTQTAHTVAGRLEQANKWLLNPQHDDKGLGQRAIALIIHEGKKNQQHVASVAEGLPGIHKAEILQLCDEVDNLSHQLGDLCAHGQGNTPRAQEIARQLSHKLYELKNRIQQAVVSRVVEDFIDITTPLKQFTDAVLAPEGTLGRDQNFNDKTHALQTFSNRAAKTARMVAAGGSGGNKKLAEALTASASQVESLTPQLINAGRIRMTYPDSKAADEHFENLRQQYAETMQRARALCDEATDSGDFIRTSEEQMQKHSFLCEEAIAKSHPQKMVDNTAAIARLANRVILVAKQESDNSEDPAFIQRVNQATDILQNSVAPMVQDAKLVAININDSNAVSRWRESNRALLSNVGQVRKAIIIQPDLIPPPEVSQLHLNDEKQLPSRQYNYFIDKVGEPLRNQPSPSNLCVVSSNLNTNKPQHRSISPLPKWAREGDNPDLLYQELASDNELEKSVHDGGYYYDYGNNDEVVPPRPPLPGGDIPPPRPPPPETDDEDEMFMHAPQPNQPIMMAAHGLHQEVRQWSSKDNEIIAAAKKMAILMGRLSGLVRGEGGNKRDLIACAKAIAEASQEVTRLAKELARECTDKRIRTNLLQVCERIPTIGTQLKILSTVKATMLGAQETLPTWEELMLYGTEEDQEATDMLVGNAQNLMQSVKETVRAAECASIKIRTASGMKLRWVRRQPWYQY, encoded by the exons ATGTTTTCGCgt GCAGCTAAGATGCCGGTATTTCATACAAAAACCATAGAAAGTATCCTCGAGCCTGTTGCACAGCag GTTTCGAGACTTGTCATCTTACATGAAGAAGCTGAAGATGGAAATGCAATGCCTGATTTGGGAAGGCCTGTGCAAGCAGTTAGTATGGCAGTGGCAAATCTTGTTAAG GTAGGaaaagaaacaattaattCTTCTGATGATGCTTTGCTTAAACAAGATATGCCTGCTGCTTTACAACGAGTTGAAGGAGCTTCACGTCTCTTGGAAGAGGCATCGGCTATGTTAAAACAAGACCCATATTCTGGACCAGCTAG GAAAAAGTTAATAGAAGGTTCACGTGGGATCCTTCAAGGAACTAGTTCCTTACTTTTGTGCTTTGATGAAAGTGAAGTACGTAAAATTATTAGGGAATGCAAAAGAGTATTAGATTATTTGGCAGTAACAGAAGTTATTGAAACAATGGAAGATTTGGttcattttcttaaaaatttaagTCCTTGTCTCAGCAAAGTATCGAAAGAAGTGAGTGCTCGTGAAAAAGAACTAACTCATCAAGTACATAGAGAAATTCTGGTACGCTGCTTAGAGCAA gTAAAAACACTTGCACCAATTCTCATCTGctctatgaaaatatttattcacatTATTTCTCAAGGAAGTAAAGGAGCAGAAGAAGCAGCTGAAAATCGTAACTATTTAGCTGGCAGAATGTCAGatgaattaaatgaaattattaggGTATTGCAACTTACTACATATGATGAAGAAGAATGGGATGCTGATCAGTTAACA GTATTAAAGAAAGCACAAAGTGCTATAGAATCTAGGATAAGAGCTGCTTATGATTGGTTAGATGACGGACTTGCTTTGCGAGGTGGAGTAGGGGAAAAGAGTCTTCGTCAAATAGTTGAACAAGCACAACGATTGGCAGAAAGATATCTCCCGCCTTCACAGGCAGAACCATTGCAAAAATTAACTTCACAAATTGTTACTATGACCAATGCACTTTGTGAATTAAGACAGAATGAAAAAG gAACTACACCGCAAGCGGAAGCTTTAGCGCGTggtataaaagaaaaaacaaacgaACTTCGCAATGCTATTGCCTCTGCTATAGAAGCTGCTGATAAATCTGGTACCACGCAAACTGCTCACACAGTTGCAGGTCGTCTAGAACAAGCGAATAAATGGCTTCTTAATCCACAACATGATGATAAAGGACTTGGTCAGAGAGCTATAGCTTTAATTATACACGAAGGAAAAAAg AATCAGCAACACGTAGCAAGC GTTGCCGAAGGTCTACCAGGAATACATAAAGCAGAAATTCTACAACTTTGCGATGAAGTTGACAATCTCTCTCATCAACTTGGAGATTTATGCGCTCATGGTCAAGGGAACACACCTCGTGCCCAAGAAATCGCTCGTCAATTGTCGCATAAGCTGTATGAACTGAAAAATAGAATACAACAAGCCGTTGTGTCGAGAGTAGTCGAAGATTTCATCGATATAACGACGCCTTTAAAACAATTTACGGACGCTGTATTAGCTCCGGAAGGCACTTTAGGTCGCGATCAAAATTTCAATGATAAAACCCATGCTCTTCAAACATTTTCCAATAGGGCAGCAAAAACAGCCAGAATGGTGGCTGCTGGTG GTAGTGGAGGTAACAAAAAATTGGCAGAAGCGTTAACTGCAAGTGCTTCGCAAGTTGAATCTTTAACACCACAATTAATTAATGCTGGACGAATTCGAATGACTTATCCAGACAGTAAAGCTGCGGAtgaacattttgaaaatttgcgACAGCAATATGCAGAAACAATGCAGAGAGCACGTGCATTATGCGATGAAGCAACTGATAGTGGGGATTTCATTAGAACTTCTGAAGAACAAATGCAAAAGCATTCGTTCCTATGTGAGGAAGCTATAGCAAAAAGTCATCCACAAAAAATGGTTGACAATACAGCTGCCATTGCTAGATTGGCTAACAGAGTAATACTTGTGGCAAAACAAGAAAGTGATAATAGCGAGGATCCTGCGTTCATTCAAAGAGTGAATCAAGCTACAGACATTCTCCAAAATA GTGTTGCTCCGATGGTCCAAGATGCAAAGTTAGTTGCGATTAATATTAACGATAGTAATGCAGTTTCTCGTTGGAGAGAAAGTAACCGCGCA CTTTTGTCTAATGTTGGACAAGTCCGTAAAGCTATCATAATTCAACCAGATCTAATACCCCCACCAGAGGTATCGCAATTACATCTTAATGATG AAAAACAATTGCCAAGCCGTCAATATAATTACTTCATAGACAAAG TTGGTGAACCTTTAAGAAATCAACCATCGCCAAGCAATTTATGTGTCGTCAGCTCCAATTTAAACACAAATAAACCTCAACATCGCTCTATCAGCCCATTACCAAAGTGGGCACGTGAAG gAGATAACCCTGATCTCTTATATCAAGAACTGGCTTCTGACAACGAGTTAGAAAAATCAGTTCACGATGGAG GCTACTACTATGATTATGGTAATAATGATG AAGTCGTCCCACCGCGTCCACCTCTGCCTGGTGGAGATATTCCGCCTCCACGACCTCCACCACCGGAAACGGATGATGAGGATGAAATGTTTATGCACGCACCGCAGCCTAATCAGCCTATAATG ATGGCTGCTCATGGCTTACACCAAGAAGTACGACAATGGTCAAGCAAAGACAATGAAATTATTGCTGCTGCGAAGAAAATGGCTATTTTAATGGGTCGATTATCAGGTTTAGTTAGAGGAGAAGGTGGTAATAAACGGGATCTGATCGCATGTGCTAAGGCCATTGCAGAAGCTTCTCAGGAAGTAACTCGTTTAGCTAAGGAATTAGCTAGAGAATGTACCGACAAACGTATTCGTact AATCTCCTTCAAGTTTGTGAACGAATACCTACTATAGGTacacaattaaaaatattatctaCAGTGAAAGCTACAATGCTAGGTGCACAAG AGACGCTCCCCACCTGGGAAGAGTTGATGCTTTATG GTACAGAAGAAGATCAGGAAGCAACAGACATGTTAGTTGGAAATGCTCAAAATCTTATGCAAAGCGTAAAAGAAACTGTTCGTGCTGCAGAATGTGCCAGTATAAAGATTCGTACCGCATCTGGTATGAAATTACGCTGGGTGCGACGACAGCCTTGGTATCAGTactaa
- the LOC126870028 gene encoding vinculin isoform X8 has protein sequence MFSRAAKMPVFHTKTIESILEPVAQQVSRLVILHEEAEDGNAMPDLGRPVQAVSMAVANLVKVGKETINSSDDALLKQDMPAALQRVEGASRLLEEASAMLKQDPYSGPARKKLIEGSRGILQGTSSLLLCFDESEVRKIIRECKRVLDYLAVTEVIETMEDLVHFLKNLSPCLSKVSKEVSAREKELTHQVHREILVRCLEQVKTLAPILICSMKIFIHIISQGSKGAEEAAENRNYLAGRMSDELNEIIRVLQLTTYDEEEWDADQLTVLKKAQSAIESRIRAAYDWLDDGLALRGGVGEKSLRQIVEQAQRLAERYLPPSQAEPLQKLTSQIVTMTNALCELRQNEKGTTPQAEALARGIKEKTNELRNAIASAIEAADKSGTTQTAHTVAGRLEQANKWLLNPQHDDKGLGQRAIALIIHEGKKVAEGLPGIHKAEILQLCDEVDNLSHQLGDLCAHGQGNTPRAQEIARQLSHKLYELKNRIQQAVVSRVVEDFIDITTPLKQFTDAVLAPEGTLGRDQNFNDKTHALQTFSNRAAKTARMVAAGGSGGNKKLAEALTASASQVESLTPQLINAGRIRMTYPDSKAADEHFENLRQQYAETMQRARALCDEATDSGDFIRTSEEQMQKHSFLCEEAIAKSHPQKMVDNTAAIARLANRVILVAKQESDNSEDPAFIQRVNQATDILQNSVAPMVQDAKLVAININDSNAVSRWRESNRALLSNVGQVRKAIIIQPDLIPPPEVSQLHLNDEKQLPSRQYNYFIDKVGEPLRNQPSPSNLCVVSSNLNTNKPQHRSISPLPKWAREGDNPDLLYQELASDNELEKSVHDGGYYYDYGNNDEVVPPRPPLPGGDIPPPRPPPPETDDEDEMFMHAPQPNQPIMMAAHGLHQEVRQWSSKDNEIIAAAKKMAILMGRLSGLVRGEGGNKRDLIACAKAIAEASQEVTRLAKELARECTDKRIRTNLLQVCERIPTIGTQLKILSTVKATMLGAQETLPTWEELMLYGTEEDQEATDMLVGNAQNLMQSVKETVRAAECASIKIRTASGMKLRWVRRQPWYQY, from the exons ATGTTTTCGCgt GCAGCTAAGATGCCGGTATTTCATACAAAAACCATAGAAAGTATCCTCGAGCCTGTTGCACAGCag GTTTCGAGACTTGTCATCTTACATGAAGAAGCTGAAGATGGAAATGCAATGCCTGATTTGGGAAGGCCTGTGCAAGCAGTTAGTATGGCAGTGGCAAATCTTGTTAAG GTAGGaaaagaaacaattaattCTTCTGATGATGCTTTGCTTAAACAAGATATGCCTGCTGCTTTACAACGAGTTGAAGGAGCTTCACGTCTCTTGGAAGAGGCATCGGCTATGTTAAAACAAGACCCATATTCTGGACCAGCTAG GAAAAAGTTAATAGAAGGTTCACGTGGGATCCTTCAAGGAACTAGTTCCTTACTTTTGTGCTTTGATGAAAGTGAAGTACGTAAAATTATTAGGGAATGCAAAAGAGTATTAGATTATTTGGCAGTAACAGAAGTTATTGAAACAATGGAAGATTTGGttcattttcttaaaaatttaagTCCTTGTCTCAGCAAAGTATCGAAAGAAGTGAGTGCTCGTGAAAAAGAACTAACTCATCAAGTACATAGAGAAATTCTGGTACGCTGCTTAGAGCAA gTAAAAACACTTGCACCAATTCTCATCTGctctatgaaaatatttattcacatTATTTCTCAAGGAAGTAAAGGAGCAGAAGAAGCAGCTGAAAATCGTAACTATTTAGCTGGCAGAATGTCAGatgaattaaatgaaattattaggGTATTGCAACTTACTACATATGATGAAGAAGAATGGGATGCTGATCAGTTAACA GTATTAAAGAAAGCACAAAGTGCTATAGAATCTAGGATAAGAGCTGCTTATGATTGGTTAGATGACGGACTTGCTTTGCGAGGTGGAGTAGGGGAAAAGAGTCTTCGTCAAATAGTTGAACAAGCACAACGATTGGCAGAAAGATATCTCCCGCCTTCACAGGCAGAACCATTGCAAAAATTAACTTCACAAATTGTTACTATGACCAATGCACTTTGTGAATTAAGACAGAATGAAAAAG gAACTACACCGCAAGCGGAAGCTTTAGCGCGTggtataaaagaaaaaacaaacgaACTTCGCAATGCTATTGCCTCTGCTATAGAAGCTGCTGATAAATCTGGTACCACGCAAACTGCTCACACAGTTGCAGGTCGTCTAGAACAAGCGAATAAATGGCTTCTTAATCCACAACATGATGATAAAGGACTTGGTCAGAGAGCTATAGCTTTAATTATACACGAAGGAAAAAAg GTTGCCGAAGGTCTACCAGGAATACATAAAGCAGAAATTCTACAACTTTGCGATGAAGTTGACAATCTCTCTCATCAACTTGGAGATTTATGCGCTCATGGTCAAGGGAACACACCTCGTGCCCAAGAAATCGCTCGTCAATTGTCGCATAAGCTGTATGAACTGAAAAATAGAATACAACAAGCCGTTGTGTCGAGAGTAGTCGAAGATTTCATCGATATAACGACGCCTTTAAAACAATTTACGGACGCTGTATTAGCTCCGGAAGGCACTTTAGGTCGCGATCAAAATTTCAATGATAAAACCCATGCTCTTCAAACATTTTCCAATAGGGCAGCAAAAACAGCCAGAATGGTGGCTGCTGGTG GTAGTGGAGGTAACAAAAAATTGGCAGAAGCGTTAACTGCAAGTGCTTCGCAAGTTGAATCTTTAACACCACAATTAATTAATGCTGGACGAATTCGAATGACTTATCCAGACAGTAAAGCTGCGGAtgaacattttgaaaatttgcgACAGCAATATGCAGAAACAATGCAGAGAGCACGTGCATTATGCGATGAAGCAACTGATAGTGGGGATTTCATTAGAACTTCTGAAGAACAAATGCAAAAGCATTCGTTCCTATGTGAGGAAGCTATAGCAAAAAGTCATCCACAAAAAATGGTTGACAATACAGCTGCCATTGCTAGATTGGCTAACAGAGTAATACTTGTGGCAAAACAAGAAAGTGATAATAGCGAGGATCCTGCGTTCATTCAAAGAGTGAATCAAGCTACAGACATTCTCCAAAATA GTGTTGCTCCGATGGTCCAAGATGCAAAGTTAGTTGCGATTAATATTAACGATAGTAATGCAGTTTCTCGTTGGAGAGAAAGTAACCGCGCA CTTTTGTCTAATGTTGGACAAGTCCGTAAAGCTATCATAATTCAACCAGATCTAATACCCCCACCAGAGGTATCGCAATTACATCTTAATGATG AAAAACAATTGCCAAGCCGTCAATATAATTACTTCATAGACAAAG TTGGTGAACCTTTAAGAAATCAACCATCGCCAAGCAATTTATGTGTCGTCAGCTCCAATTTAAACACAAATAAACCTCAACATCGCTCTATCAGCCCATTACCAAAGTGGGCACGTGAAG gAGATAACCCTGATCTCTTATATCAAGAACTGGCTTCTGACAACGAGTTAGAAAAATCAGTTCACGATGGAG GCTACTACTATGATTATGGTAATAATGATG AAGTCGTCCCACCGCGTCCACCTCTGCCTGGTGGAGATATTCCGCCTCCACGACCTCCACCACCGGAAACGGATGATGAGGATGAAATGTTTATGCACGCACCGCAGCCTAATCAGCCTATAATG ATGGCTGCTCATGGCTTACACCAAGAAGTACGACAATGGTCAAGCAAAGACAATGAAATTATTGCTGCTGCGAAGAAAATGGCTATTTTAATGGGTCGATTATCAGGTTTAGTTAGAGGAGAAGGTGGTAATAAACGGGATCTGATCGCATGTGCTAAGGCCATTGCAGAAGCTTCTCAGGAAGTAACTCGTTTAGCTAAGGAATTAGCTAGAGAATGTACCGACAAACGTATTCGTact AATCTCCTTCAAGTTTGTGAACGAATACCTACTATAGGTacacaattaaaaatattatctaCAGTGAAAGCTACAATGCTAGGTGCACAAG AGACGCTCCCCACCTGGGAAGAGTTGATGCTTTATG GTACAGAAGAAGATCAGGAAGCAACAGACATGTTAGTTGGAAATGCTCAAAATCTTATGCAAAGCGTAAAAGAAACTGTTCGTGCTGCAGAATGTGCCAGTATAAAGATTCGTACCGCATCTGGTATGAAATTACGCTGGGTGCGACGACAGCCTTGGTATCAGTactaa
- the LOC126870028 gene encoding vinculin isoform X11, which produces MFSRAAKMPVFHTKTIESILEPVAQQVSRLVILHEEAEDGNAMPDLGRPVQAVSMAVANLVKVGKETINSSDDALLKQDMPAALQRVEGASRLLEEASAMLKQDPYSGPARKKLIEGSRGILQGTSSLLLCFDESEVRKIIRECKRVLDYLAVTEVIETMEDLVHFLKNLSPCLSKVSKEVSAREKELTHQVHREILVRCLEQVKTLAPILICSMKIFIHIISQGSKGAEEAAENRNYLAGRMSDELNEIIRVLQLTTYDEEEWDADQLTVLKKAQSAIESRIRAAYDWLDDGLALRGGVGEKSLRQIVEQAQRLAERYLPPSQAEPLQKLTSQIVTMTNALCELRQNEKGTTPQAEALARGIKEKTNELRNAIASAIEAADKSGTTQTAHTVAGRLEQANKWLLNPQHDDKGLGQRAIALIIHEGKKNQQHVASVAEGLPGIHKAEILQLCDEVDNLSHQLGDLCAHGQGNTPRAQEIARQLSHKLYELKNRIQQAVVSRVVEDFIDITTPLKQFTDAVLAPEGTLGRDQNFNDKTHALQTFSNRAAKTARMVAAGGSGGNKKLAEALTASASQVESLTPQLINAGRIRMTYPDSKAADEHFENLRQQYAETMQRARALCDEATDSGDFIRTSEEQMQKHSFLCEEAIAKSHPQKMVDNTAAIARLANRVILVAKQESDNSEDPAFIQRVNQATDILQNSVAPMVQDAKLVAININDSNAVSRWRESNRALLSNVGQVRKAIIIQPDLIPPPEVSQLHLNDVGEPLRNQPSPSNLCVVSSNLNTNKPQHRSISPLPKWAREGDNPDLLYQELASDNELEKSVHDGVGYYYDYGNNDEVVPPRPPLPGGDIPPPRPPPPETDDEDEMFMHAPQPNQPIMMAAHGLHQEVRQWSSKDNEIIAAAKKMAILMGRLSGLVRGEGGNKRDLIACAKAIAEASQEVTRLAKELARECTDKRIRTNLLQVCERIPTIGTQLKILSTVKATMLGAQETLPTWEELMLYGTEEDQEATDMLVGNAQNLMQSVKETVRAAECASIKIRTASGMKLRWVRRQPWYQY; this is translated from the exons ATGTTTTCGCgt GCAGCTAAGATGCCGGTATTTCATACAAAAACCATAGAAAGTATCCTCGAGCCTGTTGCACAGCag GTTTCGAGACTTGTCATCTTACATGAAGAAGCTGAAGATGGAAATGCAATGCCTGATTTGGGAAGGCCTGTGCAAGCAGTTAGTATGGCAGTGGCAAATCTTGTTAAG GTAGGaaaagaaacaattaattCTTCTGATGATGCTTTGCTTAAACAAGATATGCCTGCTGCTTTACAACGAGTTGAAGGAGCTTCACGTCTCTTGGAAGAGGCATCGGCTATGTTAAAACAAGACCCATATTCTGGACCAGCTAG GAAAAAGTTAATAGAAGGTTCACGTGGGATCCTTCAAGGAACTAGTTCCTTACTTTTGTGCTTTGATGAAAGTGAAGTACGTAAAATTATTAGGGAATGCAAAAGAGTATTAGATTATTTGGCAGTAACAGAAGTTATTGAAACAATGGAAGATTTGGttcattttcttaaaaatttaagTCCTTGTCTCAGCAAAGTATCGAAAGAAGTGAGTGCTCGTGAAAAAGAACTAACTCATCAAGTACATAGAGAAATTCTGGTACGCTGCTTAGAGCAA gTAAAAACACTTGCACCAATTCTCATCTGctctatgaaaatatttattcacatTATTTCTCAAGGAAGTAAAGGAGCAGAAGAAGCAGCTGAAAATCGTAACTATTTAGCTGGCAGAATGTCAGatgaattaaatgaaattattaggGTATTGCAACTTACTACATATGATGAAGAAGAATGGGATGCTGATCAGTTAACA GTATTAAAGAAAGCACAAAGTGCTATAGAATCTAGGATAAGAGCTGCTTATGATTGGTTAGATGACGGACTTGCTTTGCGAGGTGGAGTAGGGGAAAAGAGTCTTCGTCAAATAGTTGAACAAGCACAACGATTGGCAGAAAGATATCTCCCGCCTTCACAGGCAGAACCATTGCAAAAATTAACTTCACAAATTGTTACTATGACCAATGCACTTTGTGAATTAAGACAGAATGAAAAAG gAACTACACCGCAAGCGGAAGCTTTAGCGCGTggtataaaagaaaaaacaaacgaACTTCGCAATGCTATTGCCTCTGCTATAGAAGCTGCTGATAAATCTGGTACCACGCAAACTGCTCACACAGTTGCAGGTCGTCTAGAACAAGCGAATAAATGGCTTCTTAATCCACAACATGATGATAAAGGACTTGGTCAGAGAGCTATAGCTTTAATTATACACGAAGGAAAAAAg AATCAGCAACACGTAGCAAGC GTTGCCGAAGGTCTACCAGGAATACATAAAGCAGAAATTCTACAACTTTGCGATGAAGTTGACAATCTCTCTCATCAACTTGGAGATTTATGCGCTCATGGTCAAGGGAACACACCTCGTGCCCAAGAAATCGCTCGTCAATTGTCGCATAAGCTGTATGAACTGAAAAATAGAATACAACAAGCCGTTGTGTCGAGAGTAGTCGAAGATTTCATCGATATAACGACGCCTTTAAAACAATTTACGGACGCTGTATTAGCTCCGGAAGGCACTTTAGGTCGCGATCAAAATTTCAATGATAAAACCCATGCTCTTCAAACATTTTCCAATAGGGCAGCAAAAACAGCCAGAATGGTGGCTGCTGGTG GTAGTGGAGGTAACAAAAAATTGGCAGAAGCGTTAACTGCAAGTGCTTCGCAAGTTGAATCTTTAACACCACAATTAATTAATGCTGGACGAATTCGAATGACTTATCCAGACAGTAAAGCTGCGGAtgaacattttgaaaatttgcgACAGCAATATGCAGAAACAATGCAGAGAGCACGTGCATTATGCGATGAAGCAACTGATAGTGGGGATTTCATTAGAACTTCTGAAGAACAAATGCAAAAGCATTCGTTCCTATGTGAGGAAGCTATAGCAAAAAGTCATCCACAAAAAATGGTTGACAATACAGCTGCCATTGCTAGATTGGCTAACAGAGTAATACTTGTGGCAAAACAAGAAAGTGATAATAGCGAGGATCCTGCGTTCATTCAAAGAGTGAATCAAGCTACAGACATTCTCCAAAATA GTGTTGCTCCGATGGTCCAAGATGCAAAGTTAGTTGCGATTAATATTAACGATAGTAATGCAGTTTCTCGTTGGAGAGAAAGTAACCGCGCA CTTTTGTCTAATGTTGGACAAGTCCGTAAAGCTATCATAATTCAACCAGATCTAATACCCCCACCAGAGGTATCGCAATTACATCTTAATGATG TTGGTGAACCTTTAAGAAATCAACCATCGCCAAGCAATTTATGTGTCGTCAGCTCCAATTTAAACACAAATAAACCTCAACATCGCTCTATCAGCCCATTACCAAAGTGGGCACGTGAAG gAGATAACCCTGATCTCTTATATCAAGAACTGGCTTCTGACAACGAGTTAGAAAAATCAGTTCACGATGGAG TAGGCTACTACTATGATTATGGTAATAATGATG AAGTCGTCCCACCGCGTCCACCTCTGCCTGGTGGAGATATTCCGCCTCCACGACCTCCACCACCGGAAACGGATGATGAGGATGAAATGTTTATGCACGCACCGCAGCCTAATCAGCCTATAATG ATGGCTGCTCATGGCTTACACCAAGAAGTACGACAATGGTCAAGCAAAGACAATGAAATTATTGCTGCTGCGAAGAAAATGGCTATTTTAATGGGTCGATTATCAGGTTTAGTTAGAGGAGAAGGTGGTAATAAACGGGATCTGATCGCATGTGCTAAGGCCATTGCAGAAGCTTCTCAGGAAGTAACTCGTTTAGCTAAGGAATTAGCTAGAGAATGTACCGACAAACGTATTCGTact AATCTCCTTCAAGTTTGTGAACGAATACCTACTATAGGTacacaattaaaaatattatctaCAGTGAAAGCTACAATGCTAGGTGCACAAG AGACGCTCCCCACCTGGGAAGAGTTGATGCTTTATG GTACAGAAGAAGATCAGGAAGCAACAGACATGTTAGTTGGAAATGCTCAAAATCTTATGCAAAGCGTAAAAGAAACTGTTCGTGCTGCAGAATGTGCCAGTATAAAGATTCGTACCGCATCTGGTATGAAATTACGCTGGGTGCGACGACAGCCTTGGTATCAGTactaa